Part of the Haloarchaeobius litoreus genome is shown below.
CCTTCGGATTCCCGTTCCCGCTCGGTTCACCATCCCCAGCGCCGCGCTGGCAGCCGGCAGCGGAGGAACCCTCCACGCCGACGGTGGCGGCCTCGCCAGTGACCGCGGTGGCGAACGCCGTGATGGTGAGCATCGAGCGGGTCATCGTCTGTGGGTACCCCGTTCCCGGTCGAGAGTCGGGATTGAGGTGTCAAATCGTAGAATGGACCCTCACTTAAAGCCACCGGTATTATTATCGGTGTGACAGGCGGGGCTGTCAGATTCGTTGCGGTAATGAACCCGGCCGCTCGTCGCCCTCAGAGGTCGGCCGCGTCGACGACCTCGTAGCCGATGTTGCCGTCGCGGAGCCTGTCGGTGTGGCGTGAGAGCTCGTCCGTGACGACGACCAGCAGTACCGTCAGTCCCTTGGTTGCCGCCTCGCTGACGGCCTCCGCCGTTCCGAAGCGGATGTCCGGCTCGAGGTCGGCTTCGGCGCAGGCCACCAGCGACTCCGTGCCCGAGACGGCGAGCAGATCGTGGGTGCCGGCGTGGTCCGCGAGTGCGTCAGGGTCCACCGTCGACGACCCGTTCTTGGCGACCCGTGGGACCGAGACGACGGTGACGGTCCCGAGCTCGTAGTCGAGCACGCCCTCGAAGTCGGTCACACCGACGTCCCGTCCGGGCTCGGCACTCGTGACCGCGACGGCCGTCGCGCTACCGTCGCTCTCGGTCGACGCTCGCATGACGCCGTCGCGCATCGACATCGTCACCGTCTGCCCCTCCTCGATGCGGTCGTCGGCGATGGCTGTCTCGGCGTCGACCTGCCCGATGACCTCCTCGGAGACGTGGGTGACGTACTCGCGGAGGTCCTCGGTGCGAGAGATGAGCCAGTCAACGC
Proteins encoded:
- a CDS encoding DUF7839 domain-containing protein — translated: MAPDADPEEEQSVLQSKRNATRYQILSEIAERQPAVSQQEIADEIGVTAQAVSDYLQDLVERDYVRKLGRGRYEVTKEGVDWLISRTEDLREYVTHVSEEVIGQVDAETAIADDRIEEGQTVTMSMRDGVMRASTESDGSATAVAVTSAEPGRDVGVTDFEGVLDYELGTVTVVSVPRVAKNGSSTVDPDALADHAGTHDLLAVSGTESLVACAEADLEPDIRFGTAEAVSEAATKGLTVLLVVVTDELSRHTDRLRDGNIGYEVVDAADL